From a region of the Elusimicrobiota bacterium genome:
- the lexA gene encoding repressor LexA yields the protein MENLTKKQKEIYDFILVRAAQGEPHPTFREIGRHFGLAVGTVQDHISALKAKGALKRQAARMARAISVTEGASGVEIPILGRVGAGPGMIAQDHVEGHFNFRSFTLGTDFLLRVKGDSMVEAGIMEGDLVQVRRQPTAEDGDIVVALVGEEGVVKRLRRSGRAYHLESANPHYAPITTSFQVIGKVLGLVRRYDGRPRFRA from the coding sequence ATGGAAAATCTTACCAAGAAGCAGAAGGAGATATACGACTTCATCCTGGTCCGGGCGGCTCAGGGAGAGCCGCACCCGACCTTCAGGGAGATAGGCAGGCATTTCGGTCTGGCCGTGGGCACTGTCCAGGACCATATCTCGGCCTTGAAAGCCAAGGGAGCCCTGAAGCGCCAAGCCGCCAGAATGGCCCGGGCGATCTCGGTGACGGAAGGCGCTTCTGGCGTCGAGATCCCGATACTGGGGCGGGTGGGGGCGGGCCCGGGCATGATCGCCCAGGACCACGTCGAGGGCCACTTTAACTTCCGCAGCTTCACTTTGGGAACGGATTTCCTCCTGCGCGTCAAAGGAGACTCCATGGTCGAGGCTGGGATCATGGAGGGGGACCTGGTCCAAGTGCGGCGCCAACCCACGGCGGAGGACGGGGACATCGTGGTAGCCCTGGTCGGGGAGGAGGGCGTGGTCAAGCGTCTCAGGCGCTCGGGGCGGGCGTATCACTTGGAGTCGGCCAATCCGCATTACGCTCCCATCACCACGAGCTTCCAAGTGATCGGCAAGGTGCTGGGACTGGTGCGCCGCTATGACGGTCGGCCGAGGTTCCGCGCCTAA
- a CDS encoding NAD-dependent malic enzyme, translating to MDMLHDPLLNKGTAFSREERLNLGILGLLPPRVSTPEQQASRVLQNLRRRAAPIEKYIDMLSLLDRNTSLFYQVVCAHIEEILPIIYTPTVGEGCQRYAHIFRRSRGIFITRHEKGMIRQVLENWPHKDVRVIVVTDGERILGLGDLGANGMGIPVGKLSLYTACGGVPPEQTLPVMLDVGTNNQALLDDGLYLGTCERRLEGRDYDELVAEFMAAAAAVFPKALIQFEDFANHNAFRLLAAYRDKACCFNDDIQGTAAVALAGLYSAASITGVPVSRRTLLFHGAGEAAIGIADLVVRAMTAEGLSLEEARGRCRFMDSRGLVESGRADLQEHKRPYAHAGKPLRGLLEAVRELKPSALIGVSGKKAQFTREIVEEMASLNDRPLIFALSNPTSNSECTAEQAYAWSRGSAVFASGSPFDPVSFQGRTFVPGQANNVYIFPGVGMGAIACGARRITDEMFLEAARTLASCAGPEDIKAGCLFPPISRIKEVSNRIAAAVAQVAYARGLAKEPRPADILAQIQARQYRPQYSSYF from the coding sequence ATCGACATGCTCCACGATCCCCTTTTGAACAAAGGAACCGCCTTCTCCCGGGAAGAAAGGCTGAATCTGGGGATACTCGGGCTCCTCCCTCCGCGGGTTTCCACTCCGGAGCAGCAGGCCAGCCGCGTCCTGCAGAACCTGCGCCGCAGGGCCGCTCCAATCGAGAAATACATCGACATGCTGTCCCTGCTCGACCGCAACACCTCCCTCTTTTACCAGGTCGTCTGCGCCCACATCGAGGAAATATTGCCCATCATCTACACGCCCACGGTCGGGGAAGGCTGCCAGCGCTACGCGCACATTTTCCGCCGCTCCCGCGGGATTTTCATCACCCGCCACGAGAAAGGGATGATACGCCAGGTCCTCGAAAACTGGCCGCACAAGGACGTGCGCGTCATCGTGGTGACCGACGGCGAGCGCATTCTGGGACTGGGCGACCTCGGAGCCAACGGCATGGGCATCCCGGTGGGCAAGCTCTCCCTCTATACGGCCTGCGGAGGCGTTCCTCCGGAGCAGACTTTGCCGGTCATGCTCGACGTCGGCACCAACAACCAAGCCCTCCTCGACGACGGTCTCTACCTGGGAACCTGCGAGCGCCGCCTGGAGGGCCGTGACTACGATGAGTTGGTAGCGGAGTTCATGGCCGCCGCGGCAGCGGTATTCCCCAAGGCCCTAATCCAGTTCGAGGATTTCGCCAACCACAACGCCTTTCGGCTCCTGGCCGCATACCGCGACAAGGCCTGCTGCTTCAACGATGACATACAAGGAACGGCGGCCGTGGCCCTGGCCGGCCTCTACTCGGCGGCCTCTATCACAGGGGTTCCGGTTTCCCGCCGGACTTTGCTGTTCCACGGGGCCGGTGAGGCGGCCATCGGCATAGCCGACCTGGTCGTAAGAGCCATGACGGCCGAGGGCCTCTCCCTAGAGGAGGCGCGCGGGCGCTGCCGGTTCATGGACAGCCGCGGCCTGGTGGAAAGCGGCCGTGCGGACCTGCAGGAGCACAAGAGGCCTTACGCCCATGCCGGCAAGCCCTTACGCGGGCTTCTCGAAGCGGTGCGGGAGCTCAAGCCCAGCGCTCTCATCGGCGTCTCGGGCAAGAAAGCGCAATTCACCCGGGAAATTGTCGAGGAGATGGCTTCGCTAAACGACAGGCCCCTGATCTTTGCCCTCTCCAACCCGACCAGCAATTCCGAATGCACTGCCGAGCAGGCCTATGCCTGGAGCAGGGGAAGCGCTGTGTTTGCCAGCGGCAGCCCCTTTGACCCCGTTTCCTTCCAGGGACGGACCTTCGTTCCCGGACAGGCCAACAACGTCTACATATTCCCGGGAGTGGGCATGGGAGCCATCGCCTGCGGGGCGCGCCGAATCACAGACGAGATGTTCCTGGAGGCCGCCCGGACCTTGGCCTCCTGCGCCGGTCCCGAGGACATAAAGGCCGGCTGCCTCTTCCCGCCGATCTCCCGGATCAAGGAGGTCTCCAACCGCATCGCCGCGGCCGTGGCCCAGGTCGCCTACGCCCGTGGACTGGCCAAGGAGCCCAGGCCCGCGGATATACTCGCGCAGATCCAGGCCCGGCAGTACCGCCCCCAGTATTCAAGCTATTTTTAA
- a CDS encoding TMEM165/GDT1 family protein translates to MSVFWSAFGLILIAEIADKSRVAGLFLATSFRAPWSVFLGMSLAYALLEAVAVAAGGAMPFFVAPDRLRHGAGTLFILLGAAGILFGEKAEGHARNQLNKFRRWGPFAVSFMAVSLAEIADRTQIAAATLTAETGKPAPVYLGALAALVLLNALTVWAGASIASRISPRLIRIFSGTCFILAGVWMLAAD, encoded by the coding sequence ATGAGCGTCTTCTGGAGCGCTTTTGGCCTCATCCTGATCGCCGAGATCGCGGATAAAAGCCGAGTGGCTGGCCTGTTCTTGGCCACCTCGTTTCGCGCTCCTTGGTCTGTTTTTCTGGGCATGAGCCTGGCCTACGCCCTGCTCGAGGCCGTCGCCGTCGCGGCCGGAGGGGCCATGCCGTTTTTCGTCGCGCCGGACCGCCTCCGGCATGGGGCGGGCACCCTGTTCATTCTTCTGGGCGCGGCCGGAATCCTTTTTGGCGAGAAGGCCGAAGGGCACGCCAGAAATCAGCTCAATAAATTCCGGCGCTGGGGGCCGTTCGCGGTTTCCTTCATGGCCGTCTCCCTGGCTGAAATCGCGGACAGGACGCAAATCGCCGCCGCGACCCTCACAGCCGAGACAGGCAAGCCCGCCCCGGTTTACCTAGGGGCGCTCGCGGCCCTGGTGCTCCTCAACGCCTTGACCGTATGGGCCGGGGCCTCCATCGCCTCCCGGATAAGCCCGCGGCTCATCCGGATTTTTTCCGGGACCTGCTTCATCCTGGCCGGAGTCTGGATGCTGGCCGCGGACTGA
- a CDS encoding PilT/PilU family type 4a pilus ATPase, which translates to MDNISLTGALHEVMLNRGSDLHLVEGAPPIARVAGELKTLPYPPLSETRIEELIAPILSDERKEAFQRERRLHFSHTILGLGRFRVSLHRSMGKIGATLRILSTKIFPLSNLGLPPILGQLAARPSGIIFVTGTTGSGKSTTLAAMLEHINQEANPGKIVTVEDPIEMIFRPCRSIFVQKEVGSDTPSFEAGILDSLRQDPDVICIGELRDSQSIYAALLAAETGHLVLTTLHARDASTVAQRIITAVSSQDQDIVREQLAASLEAVVSMELLPRKDKKGLVPAVEVLVATPAIRQMIRENNLGAINDAIHSGSRNGMISKDSCLKKLYGEDQISKETALSRMRNPELLARS; encoded by the coding sequence ATGGACAACATCAGCTTGACCGGAGCCCTGCACGAGGTGATGCTCAACAGGGGCTCGGATCTCCACCTCGTGGAGGGGGCGCCTCCGATCGCGCGCGTGGCCGGGGAGCTCAAAACACTCCCCTACCCGCCCCTGAGCGAGACCAGGATAGAGGAGCTCATCGCCCCCATCTTGAGCGACGAGAGAAAGGAGGCCTTCCAGCGGGAGCGGCGTCTCCACTTCTCGCACACCATCCTGGGACTCGGACGCTTTCGCGTAAGCCTCCATCGCTCCATGGGAAAAATCGGCGCCACCCTGCGTATCCTATCGACCAAGATATTCCCCCTCTCTAACCTGGGCCTTCCCCCTATATTGGGACAGCTCGCCGCCCGCCCTTCCGGAATCATCTTCGTGACGGGAACCACGGGCAGCGGCAAGAGCACGACCTTGGCCGCGATGCTAGAGCATATCAACCAAGAGGCAAACCCCGGCAAGATCGTCACCGTCGAGGACCCCATCGAGATGATATTCAGACCCTGCCGCTCGATTTTCGTGCAGAAGGAGGTCGGATCCGACACACCCTCCTTCGAGGCGGGAATCCTCGATTCCCTGCGCCAGGACCCGGACGTCATCTGCATCGGAGAACTGCGCGACTCCCAATCCATTTACGCAGCGCTTCTGGCCGCCGAAACCGGCCATCTGGTGCTGACCACCCTTCACGCCCGCGACGCCTCGACCGTCGCCCAAAGGATCATCACCGCGGTCTCCTCCCAAGACCAGGACATCGTGCGCGAGCAGTTGGCCGCAAGCTTGGAAGCCGTGGTCTCCATGGAGCTTCTGCCCCGCAAGGACAAGAAGGGGCTGGTACCCGCCGTGGAGGTCCTGGTGGCCACGCCCGCCATCCGCCAGATGATCCGCGAGAACAACCTGGGTGCCATCAACGACGCCATCCATTCAGGCTCGCGCAACGGCATGATCTCAAAGGACAGCTGCCTTAAGAAGCTCTACGGAGAGGACCAGATCTCCAAGGAAACCGCCTTGTCCCGCATGCGAAACCCCGAGCTTTTGGCGCGCAGTTAG
- a CDS encoding cytidylate kinase-like family protein: MGKLGSYLEAEAAALKGRGEPGRPRRAFITISRQSGAGGRSLAEALLAEMEKDARPMFHGWHIFDNELCEAVASDPKLSVIAESLIDERFRGWVEDYLAQSLAGLSSQLAVFRKIFKTIRGLVAGGNVVIVGRAGACVTRDIPGGTHVRLAAPMELRLSALMRRYGLEKAEAERKMESLEASRSRLVKTYFARDINDPLLYHAVFNAGATPPAGLARVIIAMAAEQAVGRA, from the coding sequence ATGGGAAAACTGGGGTCGTATCTCGAGGCCGAGGCCGCGGCTCTCAAGGGGCGAGGCGAGCCGGGACGGCCGCGACGGGCGTTTATCACCATCTCGCGGCAGTCCGGGGCGGGCGGGCGTTCCCTGGCCGAGGCGCTGTTGGCCGAGATGGAAAAGGACGCCCGCCCGATGTTTCACGGCTGGCACATATTCGATAACGAACTCTGCGAGGCAGTGGCCTCAGACCCGAAACTTTCGGTGATCGCGGAGTCTTTGATCGACGAGCGTTTCCGAGGGTGGGTGGAGGACTATCTGGCGCAGTCCCTGGCCGGGCTTTCTTCCCAGCTCGCGGTATTCCGGAAGATCTTTAAAACCATCCGAGGCTTGGTCGCGGGGGGAAATGTAGTCATCGTGGGCCGGGCGGGCGCCTGCGTGACGAGGGACATCCCGGGCGGGACGCATGTTCGGCTCGCCGCGCCGATGGAGCTGAGGCTCTCCGCGCTCATGCGGCGCTACGGGTTGGAGAAGGCCGAGGCCGAGAGGAAAATGGAGTCTCTCGAGGCCTCGCGGAGCAGGCTTGTCAAAACCTACTTCGCCAGGGATATAAATGACCCCCTGCTTTACCACGCCGTGTTCAATGCCGGCGCCACGCCGCCGGCGGGCCTGGCGAGGGTCATCATCGCGATGGCCGCCGAGCAAGCCGTGGGCAGGGCCTAA
- a CDS encoding universal stress protein, with protein sequence MKTNHALRFPPKRILVPLDLSDVSMAAWQQAVALARKFGAKVDGLYVQPWLYSALGVYSPASIPEPKATASASQTALRELRSRLGQEADVRVVPGAIEPTILSWGRDLKYDLVVMGTHGRTWLEHAIQGSIAETVMRHATIPVMIVRGKARKIREVMAPVNFEPYSIGGLEAAGRVAEALGAGLTVLHVIDFPVYRDSAAIQGPKGLMADAIADLPENIRKTCRPRLRLSFGKPAEEIVAAAEDADLIVLVAHRKGFLSGTLLGTTAERVLRHSTKPVLAIPSGMIPARKGAARAGKLKK encoded by the coding sequence ATGAAAACCAACCACGCGCTGCGCTTTCCGCCTAAAAGAATTCTGGTTCCGCTGGATTTGTCGGACGTGTCCATGGCGGCCTGGCAGCAGGCCGTCGCTCTGGCGCGCAAGTTCGGCGCGAAGGTCGATGGTCTTTATGTCCAGCCCTGGCTCTATTCCGCCTTGGGAGTTTACTCCCCGGCCTCCATTCCCGAGCCCAAGGCGACCGCCAGCGCCAGCCAAACCGCCCTGCGCGAGCTGCGCTCGAGGCTCGGCCAGGAGGCGGATGTGCGGGTCGTTCCCGGAGCCATCGAGCCGACCATTCTTTCTTGGGGAAGGGATCTGAAGTACGACCTGGTGGTCATGGGCACCCACGGCCGGACCTGGCTTGAGCACGCGATTCAGGGCTCGATCGCGGAAACCGTCATGCGCCACGCGACCATTCCAGTGATGATAGTGCGGGGCAAGGCGCGTAAAATCCGGGAGGTCATGGCTCCGGTGAATTTCGAGCCGTACTCCATCGGCGGCCTGGAGGCCGCCGGCAGGGTGGCCGAGGCTCTGGGCGCGGGCCTGACGGTTCTCCATGTCATCGATTTCCCGGTTTACCGGGATTCCGCGGCCATTCAGGGCCCCAAGGGCCTGATGGCCGACGCGATCGCGGACCTGCCCGAGAATATCAGGAAGACTTGCCGCCCGAGGCTTCGCCTCTCCTTCGGCAAGCCTGCCGAGGAAATCGTGGCGGCCGCCGAGGACGCGGACTTGATCGTCCTGGTGGCCCACCGCAAGGGCTTCTTGAGCGGCACCCTCCTGGGCACCACGGCCGAGAGGGTCTTGCGCCATTCCACCAAGCCCGTGCTGGCGATTCCCTCGGGCATGATCCCCGCAAGAAAGGGGGCGGCGCGCGCCGGCAAGCTCAAGAAATAG
- a CDS encoding DUF1646 family protein yields the protein MSEILVLGGLGLVMGLVLVLPFSVRWVEEELEGFLLLMGCAAVTMSGLWSRSLAAEVLRQPAAIAAGVFVFGLAFERGRGYLYAGVLRFSAAVGMRAFLFLLVVGLR from the coding sequence ATGAGCGAGATACTGGTTTTGGGCGGGCTGGGCCTGGTCATGGGGCTTGTCCTCGTCCTGCCTTTTTCGGTGCGCTGGGTTGAGGAGGAACTCGAGGGCTTCCTCCTGCTCATGGGCTGCGCGGCCGTGACCATGAGCGGCCTGTGGAGCCGGAGCCTGGCGGCCGAGGTTCTTCGCCAGCCCGCCGCGATCGCGGCGGGGGTGTTCGTCTTCGGCCTGGCCTTCGAGCGCGGCCGCGGCTACCTTTATGCGGGAGTCTTGAGGTTTTCCGCGGCGGTGGGCATGCGGGCGTTCTTATTCCTGCTGGTCGTGGGCTTGCGTTGA
- a CDS encoding plasmid pRiA4b ORF-3 family protein codes for MAGTKSTAQTYQLKVTLDGIEPPIWRRLAVPSDINMKKLHEVLQVAMGWTNSHLHQFIVGKTYYGIPDDEVVGPEETKDERRYTLAQLAKGKGSKLVYEYDFGDGWEHLIAVEDVRPVEGKAAHPVCLDGARACPPEDVGSIPGYENFLAAIKDPKHPEHEDMVEWIGRPFDPEAFTVEAVSMELREWRKHGLLSLHE; via the coding sequence ATGGCTGGAACTAAATCAACGGCTCAAACGTATCAACTCAAGGTGACACTGGACGGCATCGAGCCGCCGATCTGGCGGAGGCTGGCCGTGCCGAGCGACATCAATATGAAGAAGCTCCATGAGGTCCTACAGGTCGCGATGGGCTGGACGAATTCGCATCTCCACCAGTTCATCGTCGGCAAGACCTATTACGGGATTCCGGACGACGAGGTCGTGGGGCCGGAAGAGACGAAGGACGAGCGGCGCTACACGCTAGCCCAGCTCGCCAAGGGCAAGGGCTCGAAGCTCGTCTACGAATACGACTTCGGCGACGGCTGGGAGCATCTGATCGCGGTCGAGGATGTGCGGCCCGTTGAGGGCAAGGCCGCTCACCCTGTCTGCCTTGACGGGGCTCGCGCTTGCCCGCCGGAAGATGTCGGCAGCATCCCCGGCTACGAGAATTTCCTGGCGGCCATCAAGGACCCGAAGCATCCGGAGCACGAGGACATGGTCGAATGGATCGGCCGGCCGTTCGATCCTGAGGCCTTCACCGTGGAAGCCGTGAGCATGGAGCTTCGGGAGTGGCGCAAGCACGGGTTGCTATCGCTGCATGAGTAG
- a CDS encoding M48 family metallopeptidase yields the protein MPFILYRRQRIEFKVLVTQRSKTMALKVHRNGVAEVRAPKFMTRAQVRQFVSRRSSWIVERQCYFRELKRRHPGKELKNGESFSVLGRNLRLKLERRQGLEVPYCQVEDRRLKVVVDGQEGDALRAAMSSAVRSWYSALTERKASAVVRKHARALAVKPGKLRIGDQAMRWASCSKSGDIRLNWRLSMMPIPVLEYVIVHELCHLKTHDHSARFWRILKSVLPDFERRRQWLRREGPGVAIF from the coding sequence ATGCCATTTATCCTTTATCGTCGCCAGAGGATCGAGTTCAAGGTTCTCGTTACCCAGCGCAGCAAGACGATGGCTCTCAAAGTGCACCGCAATGGCGTGGCCGAGGTCCGCGCGCCGAAGTTTATGACGCGCGCTCAAGTCCGGCAATTTGTGTCCCGCCGATCATCCTGGATTGTCGAACGCCAGTGTTACTTCCGCGAATTAAAGCGGAGGCACCCCGGAAAGGAGCTGAAGAACGGAGAGAGCTTCTCTGTCCTAGGACGCAACCTCAGGTTGAAACTGGAGCGGCGGCAAGGCCTTGAGGTTCCCTACTGCCAGGTTGAGGATCGCCGGCTCAAGGTCGTCGTGGATGGCCAGGAAGGCGACGCGCTCAGGGCGGCCATGTCGAGCGCGGTTCGCAGCTGGTATTCAGCACTCACCGAGCGAAAGGCATCTGCGGTTGTGCGCAAGCATGCCAGAGCGTTGGCAGTGAAGCCGGGGAAGCTCCGAATTGGGGATCAAGCGATGCGCTGGGCGAGCTGCTCGAAGTCCGGAGACATCCGCCTCAACTGGCGGCTTTCAATGATGCCCATTCCGGTCTTGGAGTACGTCATTGTCCACGAGCTTTGCCACCTGAAAACGCATGATCACTCGGCCCGGTTCTGGCGCATATTGAAATCTGTCCTGCCTGACTTTGAGAGGCGTCGTCAATGGCTGCGCCGCGAAGGGCCGGGGGTCGCGATCTTTTAG
- a CDS encoding type I restriction endonuclease subunit R, with amino-acid sequence MTKPRLNEDTLSEKPAIEQLGRMGYTLISGDKLDPQEAEGSERSSRRDVVLVDRLRKKLAELNPEATEATLDRAIRRVTNIQGAGLLDENKAFHRDLISNVTIEQEGGEGRRGLTIRFIDFDEPSNNEFLAVNQLWVKGPKLTDRPDIVIYVNGIPLAVIECKSPIARETGVVDAMEQLLRYQREIPALFRTNQLLVGANLFGAKYGAVGADVEGFHEWREKPGEKLPVLTDHPSIKEMLALKVIKKDDLPKVPAAQDVLIAALFNKNNLLDIIRNFTVFEVDEGRIKKKVCRYQQFTAVQKLVRRVLEEKDKKGIIWHWQGSGKSLTMLFAALKLLREETRLKNPYFVVVTDRRDLDKQISDNFRDCGFPNPVRAESSRELYQMLSEGVGRTIMTTVQKFRTTPEKALSTADNIIVLTDEAHRTQYGNLAFNLRKALPNAAFFAFTGTPLDKSDRNTYRLFSPEGERYLDKYSIVQAEQDKATVPIKYMSRLADLQLVGASLDSLLAGLFPGKSKKELADIKRQYATPDVLASAPQRIDRIVLDIVEHYNQAIRPNGYKAMIVAETRQAAALYKTALDRLIDQALSAVVMTVERSDPEGWHEKYRLTDEAEGRIKERFNDPKDSLSFLIVCDKLLTGFDAPILQAIYLDKRLKEHTLLQAVARTNRTYPRKNYGLIVDYIGLGKELAKALEQFSAEDLAGLFRTDDVERELKALADHQKACLKFFAKVSLKGEPRTIIQDCLEALRDEAVRGEFDKAYRAFSKSMDFLMPDLRVEPFLKDFKFLGSIREGAKNLYRDERLRTEDLSGKVEALIHAHIVAEGIERLLEPLTITAPDFSEKLEAKGSDKAKAVHLEYAIRDTLHSRVAENPVFYGSLQKQLEDLIQNQKRERHDDADLVLSLMRIKETESHKDEAARKLGLDGGREFAFFGLVSAHAKEIPLKSQEKKATLAKDVIGIVEQRAVAEWTEREDIQKEMRREIKRLLRTKGCDEDDLPALVREFMELAQQWVKR; translated from the coding sequence ATGACCAAGCCGCGCCTTAACGAAGACACGCTCTCCGAAAAGCCAGCGATTGAACAGCTCGGCCGCATGGGCTACACGCTAATTTCAGGGGACAAGCTCGATCCGCAGGAGGCCGAGGGCTCGGAGCGCAGCTCGCGGCGGGACGTCGTTCTGGTGGATCGCTTGCGCAAGAAGCTCGCTGAGCTGAATCCGGAGGCAACCGAGGCCACTCTCGACAGGGCCATCCGGCGGGTCACGAACATCCAGGGTGCCGGGCTGCTGGACGAGAACAAGGCGTTTCACCGCGACTTGATCTCGAACGTGACCATCGAGCAGGAAGGCGGTGAGGGCCGCCGCGGCCTGACCATCAGATTTATCGACTTCGACGAGCCCTCAAACAATGAGTTTCTGGCCGTTAATCAGCTTTGGGTGAAGGGGCCGAAGCTCACAGACAGGCCGGATATCGTTATCTACGTCAACGGCATCCCGCTGGCCGTCATCGAGTGCAAGAGCCCGATAGCCCGAGAGACCGGCGTGGTAGACGCAATGGAGCAGCTCCTGCGCTATCAGCGCGAGATTCCAGCGCTCTTCCGCACCAACCAACTCTTGGTCGGTGCGAACCTGTTCGGCGCCAAGTACGGCGCCGTGGGCGCCGACGTAGAGGGCTTTCACGAATGGAGAGAGAAGCCAGGCGAGAAGCTGCCTGTGCTCACCGATCATCCTTCGATTAAGGAGATGTTGGCACTCAAGGTCATCAAGAAGGACGACCTTCCGAAGGTTCCGGCGGCTCAGGATGTCTTGATCGCGGCCCTGTTCAACAAAAATAACCTGCTCGACATCATCCGCAACTTCACGGTCTTCGAAGTGGACGAGGGAAGAATCAAGAAGAAAGTCTGCCGCTATCAACAGTTCACGGCAGTCCAGAAGCTTGTCCGTCGCGTGCTGGAGGAAAAAGACAAGAAGGGCATCATCTGGCACTGGCAGGGCTCGGGCAAATCCCTGACGATGCTGTTTGCCGCGCTCAAGCTGCTTCGTGAGGAGACGCGACTTAAGAACCCCTACTTCGTCGTCGTTACCGACCGACGCGACCTCGACAAGCAAATCTCCGACAACTTCCGAGACTGCGGCTTTCCGAATCCCGTCCGCGCGGAGAGCTCGCGCGAGCTGTACCAGATGCTCTCGGAAGGCGTGGGCCGCACGATCATGACGACGGTCCAGAAGTTCCGGACAACGCCGGAGAAGGCTCTCTCTACGGCCGACAACATCATCGTGCTGACGGACGAAGCGCACCGGACTCAATACGGCAATCTGGCCTTCAACCTCAGAAAGGCGCTGCCAAACGCGGCATTCTTCGCGTTCACGGGCACCCCGCTCGACAAGAGCGACCGCAACACCTACCGCCTCTTCAGCCCCGAAGGCGAGAGGTATCTCGACAAGTACAGCATCGTCCAGGCGGAACAGGACAAGGCCACGGTTCCGATCAAATACATGAGTCGCCTGGCTGACCTGCAGCTCGTGGGCGCATCGCTCGACTCGCTGCTGGCCGGACTATTCCCCGGCAAGAGCAAGAAGGAACTGGCGGACATAAAGCGACAGTACGCGACGCCCGATGTCCTAGCCTCGGCTCCACAGCGGATCGACCGAATCGTCCTGGATATCGTGGAGCACTACAACCAGGCGATCCGACCGAACGGCTACAAGGCAATGATCGTCGCCGAGACCCGACAGGCGGCGGCACTGTATAAGACGGCCTTGGATCGCCTCATCGATCAGGCGCTCTCCGCTGTGGTCATGACGGTAGAGAGAAGCGATCCCGAAGGGTGGCACGAAAAGTATCGCCTGACCGATGAAGCCGAAGGGCGGATCAAGGAACGGTTCAACGATCCCAAAGACTCCCTGAGCTTCCTGATCGTCTGCGACAAGCTGCTGACCGGCTTCGACGCCCCGATCCTGCAAGCGATATACCTGGATAAGAGGCTCAAGGAGCATACGCTGCTCCAGGCGGTCGCGCGCACCAACCGGACCTATCCCAGGAAGAACTACGGGTTGATCGTCGATTACATCGGCCTGGGGAAGGAACTTGCGAAGGCTTTGGAGCAGTTCAGCGCGGAGGACTTGGCCGGCCTGTTCCGCACCGACGACGTGGAGCGAGAGCTAAAGGCGCTGGCGGATCATCAAAAGGCCTGCCTTAAGTTCTTCGCCAAGGTCTCGCTCAAGGGCGAGCCTCGGACCATTATTCAAGACTGTCTCGAAGCGCTGCGCGACGAAGCCGTTCGAGGCGAGTTCGATAAGGCCTACCGCGCCTTCTCCAAGAGCATGGACTTTCTCATGCCGGACCTTAGGGTCGAGCCCTTCCTCAAGGACTTCAAGTTCTTGGGCTCGATTCGAGAGGGCGCGAAAAATCTCTATCGCGACGAGCGACTGCGCACGGAGGACCTCAGCGGCAAGGTCGAAGCGCTGATTCACGCCCACATTGTTGCCGAGGGCATCGAGCGGCTCTTAGAACCTCTGACGATCACCGCCCCGGATTTCTCCGAAAAGCTAGAGGCCAAAGGAAGCGACAAGGCCAAAGCCGTGCATCTCGAATACGCCATTCGTGACACCCTGCATTCTCGCGTGGCGGAGAACCCTGTCTTCTACGGCTCGCTTCAGAAGCAGCTTGAAGACCTCATTCAGAACCAAAAGCGAGAGCGCCACGACGATGCGGACTTGGTGCTGTCGCTCATGAGGATCAAAGAGACCGAGTCTCACAAGGACGAGGCGGCCAGAAAGCTCGGCCTCGATGGCGGAAGGGAGTTCGCGTTCTTCGGCTTGGTGAGCGCCCACGCAAAGGAGATCCCGCTCAAGAGCCAAGAGAAGAAGGCCACCTTGGCCAAGGACGTTATCGGGATCGTCGAGCAGCGCGCAGTCGCCGAGTGGACGGAGCGCGAGGACATTCAGAAGGAAATGCGTCGCGAGATCAAGCGGCTGCTGAGAACCAAGGGCTGCGATGAGGACGACCTGCCCGCCCTGGTGCGCGAATTCATGGAGCTGGCCCAGCAGTGGGTGAAGCGATAG